The Anas acuta chromosome 9, bAnaAcu1.1, whole genome shotgun sequence sequence TGCTCTTTTTGGTCTTCTAGTTAGGATAGCAGTCCTACTACTAtgtcttgaagaaaaaatccttATAACAAAGACATCTCGAGGTGTGTTAAAACTAGGAATATAAAACTGAGATGTGTTTAAATTATCACTAAACAGGGAGATTACTATTACTTTGaaataaactcattttctgtcCAAAGTTTGTTAGCAGTAttgtcagaaacattttttctttcaggaaaaaggaatgGCATGGGAGAGCTGTTAAAATCAGATGTGGACAATAGACtgtgactttttgtttttctcttacgATCTCAAACACAAAGGTTTAATATGGTTGTTGAGGGGTCCAGGCACACAATACAGTAGCACCTACACCAGTGGTTTACAAGTTAAAATGAGTTGCGAACAGCATGGAAGCAGCCAGCCTATCTGTTCCCTTTCTGCAAGGGAAATGAGTGTAATAGGAATATTTAGAAAAGTaactcagaaagaaagaaaaggttacAGTCATGAGAGAGAAGCATTGACCTTAATCTACAAAGCAGGAAACctgctttctgattttattcttaGAATTCTTGGCAAACTACTGTAATAAAATATCAATATATGGTAAACTTTGTTGAGAAAACTAAAGTGAAAAACTAAGCCCTCACCTCAAAGAGGCGAAATGAGGCAGGAGGTCAAATCAATGGCCTGCTCAGCCCAACAGTTCTAGTTTTTGTGAACTAGGGATACTCAAGTACTTCTTCCTGTAGAAAGAAATTGTTCGTGCTGTGTGGTACTAGTGCATAACTGAGGAGGGgaatagaaaacaaatgcacACTACATTAGAGTTCTGTGGCATTAAGGAGAATGCAAACAAGTGTTTAATTATTAGAACCCAAATAATATATTGGAATGTTTCCACTGTTACATTAATGAAGGTCATTTGCCACCTGAACATAAAATCACAAGGCTTTCAGGATGAGCAGTCAATGATGTCTTTAAACAGTTGAGGCTATAAACAAAATTAACTTCTTTAAACTACCTATATTTGTTAATTAACCAATGTAGTGATGAAAATCATGACCTTTAATAAAAGGCCTCTAACATGAAATTTTGTGTCACTGTTGCTGTGGTGAGTAATAACTAAAGTAGATGCATAATCCTTTCATTAAACATAAAATGGATAATAATATAGTCCAAACAATGTACAGTGTTGGTCTTTGAATTGCATCTTATGCAAACTCCCCATGTAAACCAGTTATGAGATAACAGTGAAATGTAGATGGAAGATGTAAGCCAGGATGTAAAGTTTCTATTTCTATAGGAAAGCTTCTGTGAGCATTAACCATTAATTTTAACCATGTCTAGTGATTTATCCAAAAACAGGTGAGAGCAATTGTCAGACCAAAGCTTTTAGTTAATCCTGCTTTAAAAATTTCCCAACACAATCAGACAGAAATCTTACATTCTGCTAAATCCACACACAGGTATAAAACAACCAAATTTTTTTACATGGCAGTATCATGTCAGCACACAGCACGTAACAGTCAAGCAGCTTTTACGGAAGTTATATTGCTTTTATGAACCTTATATTGTCTGGGAAGGTGGAAAGAACTACAACTACCCCTAAACACACAGATCAGACAGCCAAACATCTGCTCTAACATTATTTTGTAAATACTgttcttttcagttttccatttaaataataCTTTGTTTTGGCATAGAAAACATGGAGTTCAGTTCATTTGATGCCTCCTAAAACCCTAAACCTTTTGATACAACAGAGATGCAAGTTCAACActagaataataaataatacaagaCTCAAGTTTTCTATTATTCTGTTACTTGGTTATACCAGGAAAAAGAGTCAAAACCAAgtgatttttaacattttttttattcacaggtttacaaaataatctttaataaataatatcAGCAGCATTCAAGATACCTCTCTGTCTGCTTCTTGATTTCATATGATATGCaaagataaaaattacattaaattctTTGCATGTTCACTGTAACGCAAGAACCTGTCGTTTATCCTctagaatttcttccttatcaTCCATTTGGCCTTCATCATAGCCCCTTAAAAGAAATACACAACAATGATTATTAGCAGCTCAAATTCCTCAAGCTACTCTAGCTAAAGCAATTCAGACATGTTcacatacacagaaataaaaggcagaaaaatagtttttactGTATACATACAAGTATGCAAGTATACATAACTGCAAGCTACTATATTCATTATATCCCCCTCAGCTTTTATCACATATATTTTCACATCTTAAACAAGAAGGCAAAAGAACACTGTCACTATTAGGCCTAGGTACAGAAAGCCCACATCCTAAGATGAGTAAATTAGGAGCttcttttcagggaaaaaaaaaaaaaaaaaaaaaaaaagttagtgacctaatttttcagaattttcagaaattcCCAAATTTATAATTTAGGGTctcaacaacaaaatatatcaCTTTACTCTAAATTTGAGAGTACTGACTTAAAACACCAGGATACAAAATACCAGGATACAAAATAGGTCATGCTAACATTTGTAaacaggataaaaaataaaatcggAAAGTTAAGACTTTATTTCAGTACTGGCAATATGTTTGTTTAATATGCATATTAAGCATTTTACAGTATCATAAAAACATACTTGGGGAGTTTAACTTACCCAGGCATATCATCTCTGTTCTGGTCTTTTAGTTCCAAGTTTTTATGGAAATCTGTAACGTTTCCACATATCTTCCTCAAGCATCTGCTAGAAGAGGTTACATCTTCAGAAGTTAAGCTGTAAAGTTTTTCTTGTgaacctgaaatattttcaattatttcagtaaaaaatataaacaaaaaattcaGTAAACAAAAAGTTCAGGATACTTGTTTGAAAGAAATCCATGCTCTGAAAGAGTACCTATCATATTCTGTAGATTTCTCCAACAAAATTGaggaaagtagaaaaaaaaaaaaaaggaaagctgcatGACACAGTTTGCTTCTACTAAATTAAGGGTAGGCTGAAGTAtgatcaaaaagaaataaatcaatctTCAATTACATACGTCCCAATATCAGTTAGAtctaataataacaaaataaatggctacttgttttcattacaagaataaaaggggaaaaaaaaggcaatattgCCACTTACTTGCATAACTTTGTAATTCTTTTTCCAGAGTAAGTAGGGCTTCTTGGTCAGCAATATATTTCCAATGATCCTCATCTTGCTTAGTTACATCAATGCACTCATGCTTTGGTATCTCACCATCAACTCTAAACATTTGCATAGGTGAACTCTTTGGTCTTGGCTGAATATTTTTTGGACAACTTCTAGTCAGCTTATGCTGTAGCATATCTGCCGAATGAGGTCTTTTGGACTCATTCCCTGAAATCACACAAAGTCACAACTTCTAACAAAGTGGTATATAAATGTCATTTTACCCAAAATACAAATGTACAGATGAAGTTATAAAAATCAcctaaaatcaaaataatcacCACAGAGCTTCTACCAAGAGCTTCACCAAgcttctaattttatttatatatctaaATAACCAGATCAGAAGTCCACACAAGACAAAACATTGAGCAAAAAATTTGCTGCAATCttcttgcaaaagaaaactttactccaatcactttttaaattcttaaattattttaacaggtattttaaaaacctcaaaatggaaaaaaaaaaggcataattttcctctcatatttaaaacaatatttcataATAACATTCATAAAAGCTCAAAGATTTAGACATGCAGATTGTCACGAAAAAAGAGAACTTCTGTTATGATAGGTGTTACAAGCGTGCCTTGTGCAACTGGTGGTTATGTTGTCAATGTATTAGCAACCACATTTGAcattgcatttaattttgtaatattaTCAATGCTTACATAAAACAGTAGTTTTAATGAgtgaaaatatgatttatataATCAGAAGAAAGGCAAGAACAGTTATGAACAGCCAGTACAGACAAATCTCAAACTGTGCTTCTTTCTAGCTGGAACAAATCAGACTGATATTTCCGTGACTGTTCATATTCTGCTCATTTAAAGCACTGCGAGACTGTGAAGaacatttataaaagaaaaacgTTATAAAAGTATTGGTTAATGTCTTCCTATTAGCAGCTGAATCCATCATGGTGATTTAAATATCTGCCAAAACTCCAGAACGCCTGCAATATTaatagtttgttgtttttctgcttctattCACCATATGGAACAAAAAGTCACCTGTTAGTTCCACATCTCTAAACATAAAAACAGGGGGAtacattctctctctttttttttcccctctatgtGTTACTATCAATCCCCTAATGGAGTtttttgagaaatgttttctgagtATTATGATGAATTAATGATGAATTTTTGATAGTTAAATCTTTGGTACAAAGGTTTCTTTTACAAAGGCTGAATTCCTATGTAAGTGTCAATTATAAGTTTTCAAATGATTTCATCATAAATTCTGTAAAACTTCACACACTTTGCACTACATTCAGGAGGGGGAGACCACAACAGACATTGTTGTATGTAATGAAGAGGAATACACAAGCTCTATCAAACACAAGTTATAGGCATGTCTCCTGTTGAATAATACAACTGAAGAAAGCAAatcttgaaatatttgttttcatctctgGGAAACAGCAGTTTGATTACCAGGCCTGACCACAGCCATATCTGCTTAATGGTGGTGCATTATGGGGAGTCACACACTGCGCACTGACAGTCGCATGCTGTTTTACAGATTTCAACTTAatgttgttttctctgaaataacGTAAGATTCTGTGCTGTCAGATTCTGCCTTATCAGTTGTTGCCATTCAAAAGActaattaaaaattgaaagattccaaaaatatttgttatacaTAAATATTACAATCCTAACAGAGAAGAAGCCAGTGCTATGACTCCCATCTCACAGGCATGAGCACCTAAACTGAGTAGATCACTAAACTATAttctttgcttaaaataaacaagctaACAAACatccttaaaaataagtatCAGGAAAAATAACCTGTTAAAGTAGGGTCTCATATTTATTATCCTTACCTGAGTATGATCTGCACACTACCATCAGGGGAGAAATTCTATTTTGAGTCTCAAGACCACTTGAAGATCTGTTCAATTGACTTTCTATGACACCTTGAACTACAGAGTCATCAGCACATTCACTTAAACTCCTGTCAGCAACCCACTTCTTATGTCCTGAAATAAGAAGTATTAGAGGAAAATCTTTGTTGATTTTGTGTTTACACATATTTACTGTTACtacattttctgaatttaatttctgtgatttaaagAAGTCATGCATCAAGTTTTCTGCACATAATATAATCAAGcatataacaataataatttttaaattcaagtGATATACTAAATCAAATTAATACTCATGTTTGCCAATCATGTCACGTGTTGTTTCATATACCATTAGAAGCAATAGCATTAACAATGCCTTTTGGTGATGTATATTATgcacaaggaaaagcagaaatttccAGAAATACTGGAACCAAATTTCCAGGTGATACAGAGAAGGATACACATGTATGGCTCTAAATTAATGTGATTTAATAGTGGTAGTgaatttgtttcatcttttcacACCACCAGTTGTGTATGCTGGCATAATTGTTACTCCAAAGTGACTTCTAAAAGTAAGCTGGATTCAAGCTACATAAAGTGAGGGGTGTCTTACAGTGGCAGTGATAAATAAGTATTGTGTTTGAGGATTTCATATGCCATTACCTGGAAATGGGATACTCCTTTTCATTGCGCTTGAGTCAGCAGGCAGTGAAGAACTTGCTTCCAGCGTTACTTGTTTAGGGTTTACGCCTACAACAAAGAAACCTTCAAGTCCCCGATACTGTGGAGAAgcagatttctgtattttggaTACATCCTGTAACTtgaataaaacacaaacagattagaaacaggaaaatgcttCATAAATTGCCCTGGAAAATTTATATTCATAAAATGCTCATTTTATAAAACTTAGAATGATTCTCATAGCCTAGTGTAATGGATATTCAAAAGGCTGGTGGCTTTACATGATACAATGCTTTCAAATCCTATAAGCTTCCATTGCTAACTTTGCAAGAgtctgagcctcttcttctgTTGACTGACTGTGGACATTAGAAGTGGCTCTTTGATTGTTAACAAATATCTTTGTAAACATCAGCTAAAGCAATACAGTGACTCTAAATCTAATGTTCCAACTTTctccagactttttttctttccacttttttttttttttttttttttttaactgaaagaacattttgaatattttagaTTAGGTAAGTGTATCAACCTTGATACTAACATGGGAAGGGCTATTTTATCTTCTCAGATaagctctttaaaaaagaaaaaaaaaaaagtatcaacaGAAGACTGACAACACAAAGCAGAAGGTATGAAAGCCTCCATCCCCTTAGATGAAATATGGAAGCAATAACAATCCTCTGAAGAAAACTACTGTTGGTTGCTTTGAGGGATTTTCTGGAGGAAGATGGGAAATAGAGGTAGAGTATTTTGTGGTAACTATACATCTATCACTGTCTCTCAACCAATTCAGCAACAGGGTATGTTCCTCATGATAACCTGGGAAAGTAGATTAAGCTACAGTTTATATATCTTTAATTGCTAAGCATAACATTTTACCGCTGAGGACGTTGTAATTACAGGCATAACCAAACTCTGGCTGTTGCAGCCACCATCCAGTTCTTGTGAATCTTTATCATTTTTCTGCAATTGTATCTCAAAGAGATAATTGTTGCTCATTAGTTCACTAGGGTCAGAGGTCTTCTCAGGTAGTTTACAGGAGCTGAGTGATCTTCCCGCAGTCTTTAGTTCGATAGTGTccttttgttctgcatttctttcaagAACACTGCAGACAACCATTTTTTCTACaagagtaaaaacaaaattgtgccttttttttttcttaaatggaaACTGCTATGAATTACAATCTGCAAGTCTACTATATTTTATGAGATTAGAATACGAAACCTCCATTCaagctttatattttaattttcataggGCTTTCATTAtggcataaaataaaaagaacagttaATATTCATCAGCTTCCTGACTGATATCCTGAGATGCTAACATACCCAGACCAGTCTTACCAGCTAGCAGGACCTGTTCCATATCTAATGCATGTGTTCCCATACATCACTGTTCATGAAAAGAGTAAATCTTGATAATACTCTTAACATACTTCCAACTAGTCCATGATAATACATTTCACAGTTACCATTATAGTCTAGGTAGAGTCAACACAAAAACTCCAATAATGgcaattttgaaatatttctttaaaaattgtaataatggtttgaaatacattttattagaCTGTGAATAATTCTACatactgctttgctttgtctaTACAAGACATAGccattttactttttatccTGTGACAAAATAgtaatttatataataaaaacagttttcaaaatttaCCATGCaaaatttcttcagaagaaacagGATATCTGTCAAGAGGAAGATGCAAAAGATACGGAGTGTCAGCTGTGGCAGTTAAATGACACGATGACTTTCTCATCGTGCCCACAGTTTCTTCTGGCAAAAAGTCTAGTAGTGTGTTGTTCTGACTTGCAACTGCTGGAAAACTTTGAAACAGACGAAGCAGGAAAGatcagaagagcaaaagaaaatatagcaCATCTTATCATGAATATATTGTGGCATGCCAGAAGAATCACACATATCATTTAAAATGACAGTCAATATTAGGGCTCTAAGTTTCATCAGGATTTACAAAATTAGTTATATGAATATCAGCACATAATACTGACATGTTACATATTTGTCTGCATGTAGTCCCTGCTCCTACTTAGTTAAGAGCATACAGAAGAGTAATTTTACCTTTAATTCCAAACATATGAAGGAATATATCTTAGACGGTTTAACAGGAAGGAATATATCTTAGATGGTTTAACATTTGGAGTGatcaagcaaataaaataaagaaatttcaaAGTGATATATCTCCAGTTACAGACAGTTAATAGTATAGTCATCATATCATTAGGTCACTCAAATGACAAGAAAACTAAGCGAGAGTAGATTTAAATTGGATAATAGGAAGCAAATATTTACTATGAgggaggtgaggcactggaataggttgcccagagaagctgtagatgtcCCATCCCTAgaagtattcaaggccaggctggatggggctttgggcagccaaAATCTAgaggaaggtgtccctgcccatggcaggggattggAACTGGATTGGATTTAAAGTCCCTCCAATCcaaccagtctgtgattctatgaaatggtAGAAAGAACAACTTTCAAGGACAACAAACAGCATTCAGACAGTATCTTGGAAGAAATGTAAAGGAAGGGAAAGTAGTAACTGACAGTGTCATGACTCTGCCAAAGACTATGTCTTGTGACGAGGATGAGCAGACATATATTTTAACGgtgctttaaaacaatttataatCAAGGATTCTCCCCATTCATATGAAGTATGATTGTCTGCAAAGAAAAGAACCTGCTATTTAGGAATATAACTAAATCAGAAGTTAGGAttacttccttttctgttccaAATAATCTCTGTATTTCTCATACCTTTCAAACTCTTCAAGTGGTTCAGTTTTTCTTTGGTTATTCATTTCTATAGCCCCAGCTTCCGTCACCAAAAAGTTACATGATTCTTCCAAGTTCGTGCAATAAGACtaagttataaaaatatatattcagcaATTGATTATGATTACAAAAAGGAATATGAACTCAAGTGATTAAAAgtgtatagatttttttttgtataattacTATACATTCAGAGTCCACGGACACAACAAGAGAAAACTATTGTAAAAGGGAACAGGTATgtatagatagatatatattttatttagaaattatttaactGTTGTTAATTTAAGTTTGTAATAGATCACTACTTGAACAAACCATTTAAGATCACTCTGAAGATTCATGAAGTTCTTGACTACATACTTACATCATCAAGAAATTCAATTTTCAGAGTGGGCTCTGCACTTTCAGGAACAGTTTCAGGAACAGTTTTAGGTACCAGCTCTCTAAATACAGATGTCCAATATCTCTTCACCTCTTCAACtatgaaatataattaatttgatgcattttttattttttctcacctATGATACACTtataaaaaggcaaaacttttatttttctactttcttctttattgttactcttttttttaaaggcagaaagGGCTTAAGTAACTGTTCAGAAAtcatactcaaaaaaaaaaattccccccaaaatatttaatagttagtttcaattaaaaaaaaaaaaaactattataCCTGTTAAATCATTgacatcatcatcatcatcatctcctTTTTCACCTCCTCCAATCACAGCCTGATGTGGCACTGTCTGTGTTTGCATAGGCCTTAAATCTTTAATGCAAATACCAGATATTTCATCAACAgcagctctaaaaaaaaaatgaaaagaaaaaaaaaaaaaaaaacattaaaaaaaaaagtctttttatgTCATTAAAGAAAATCCACACTATTTACTGCATCGGTATTTACCACTGCTAAAAAGCAGCAACTCCTAATTTCCGTGCAATGACCTCACACCTCAGGGACTAACAAAGTAACTCGTCTATATTTATGGAAGTATCATGAagatcttccttctttttctctataAAACTCCTGTAGCAAAAACAGACTTCCAAATATCATTATTGCTCTTCAAATTCTACAACACACTGATAGCAGAGAGAATCTCTCCAAGTATTCCCTCTGCTGTAATTCTGATACACGAAGTCATCAACTCTGGCTATAGTTAATACTTTTTAAGATCAAGTACTTTGTCACCTTAATTAACTCTTGGTAATATAGCTAATATTAAAAAGTTTCAATGCAATTTTGTTAATGCTATAAAGCGTTTCTGACCTTCACCAGCACCAGCAATTTCTACAATACCTTCTGTATTTCTTAAGCAAGAGTTTCTCCATGTAGCTCAGGCCACCCTCCTTGAATTGAATTTGGAAACGTTCTTTCACACTAGTCAGATTGGTCTGTACCTCACAAATTCCAACAGACTCTAgtagaattattaaaaaaaaaaagttcaaatttATAAACTTGCTATTTAGATACATTATTTTTGAATGAATGTCACATTAGTAGCTTATGCCTAGCTAAGTCTTTGCATAATTCTAAAATTTAAAGTGTCAGGATAATTCTAgtagacaaaaagaaacaggGAGTTTGGAGTCACATAAATAATTTGCAAACTTGTTTGGATTTACTGGATTCAGCTGGAAAGAATTCACAGACTGTCAGAATCTGCAGAAAATAAGGTCTTCGCTTAGATTTAGATAGGACTGCATATCTAAAGGTTACCCAGCTTCTCCTTTTACGACTAAAAGGtcagtaaataaatttcaaGACACACATAAATATTCTACAGATAAGCAGCAACATATGCAAGCATTCCTTGCACCTAATGATATATAACAGATTTCTCATTGCACCTGTAAATCCTTTGACATATACGATTGCCTTTAATTCACAGAAATCTACTTTCTAGATGCATGAGAtcttaaaaaacatatttacacAATATATTTAGCAGTAGCACTAGCCAGTAAAACCTCATTCCTTGCAACTTCGCATATAAAGGGAGACTACTACAAACTGGGGAAAGCCAAAACAGTGCAGGGGGGAACAACAGTATTGTGTATTTTTGTACAAAAATCTAAGAATGATGACAATGAATGAAGACGAATGAAGACAATTTGCACAAATCCAATCAGACAAgagttattttgtatttttccatgaaTACTTGAAGTGATTGCATCTTTTCACTGGAACAAAGAAATATTAGGAGCCTGTGGaatgtaaacagaaaatatactttGATACAACATACAAAGTCCCAAGCCACGCACGTTCTTTGTCTTAGTTAAAAACTTGGACTTTATGGTTTGGCATTACCATTCACATTAAAttcttaaatgagaaaaaaatgctatagaAAAGTATAGACACAGATTGAACAATCCGGCTAAGGTAACAGTTAATTACAAAAATtctaataaaacaacaacatgtacattatatatatctataaaaaaaaaaaaaaaaagaaaaaacatttactaCTCTAACAGAACACCTATCTTCACTAGCTGCTAACTAGCTGCTAACTCATCAAAATGGCCACTCAAGTTTTTAATGTgcaattaaaatagaaaaattcaaACCTGATAGGACCTTGCCAGCATGCTGTTCTTTTCTGTGATCACAACTACCATTTCTCCATTGAATCAAAGCTTCCTGAAAAGACTTTGCAGATTCCTCCTCATTAAATGTACCATTTAGTAATAACCCTTTGTCCTGATCGTCAAGGCCTGTCCAGGCTGATTCCGAGAAGAGTTCCTAAATCAGTTCCACAACATAATTAATACAGCACTTCTAATGATCCTCTCCCCAGTTACATAACAGCaccaacatttttattattagctATGGAAATGGAGCACCCTGTTTTCTGCCCTTAGTTTAGCTACCCTGGTAAACAGAGTCACTGTTTCAAGTGATCTTGCTCATGACTGAATTGCAATGTTCTATCAagagcaaaaaaagcaaaacaaacaagcaaacaaacaaacaaacaaaaaaaaaaaactagtataagcacataaaaatatatatttaaatacttttagtAGGCAGAAAGCAGTAGTTACAGGTAGCCTACATCCTATGTATAGGATAGATATTATGCGCAGAGACATAAACAGAGGTTAACAGACTGAGCAAGTCTGATAGCCTGATCCCTCATTTGGTACAATGTGAGAAACCTAAGACCACTCTGTTTAAGATGTCAAAAAtgttaacaatatttttattttttgtttctgaactgTGTACTACCTCAGCACTGCTTACTGACACTGGCAAAGATGAAAATCTGTTTGAAGTGACCTGATGTTTGCAGTTTACTTTCTTCTCCTCATGATTAATTTTAGATTCATTCAGATTTACTTGGTTGGTGAAGTGATGGACAACTTCCAATTTTCCAAAATGCATATTGGCTTCTGTCTGTTGATAGAACATTACAAAAcctttaatttaatataaatataatccAACTTTCcaccaaacagcaaaacagaaggtAGCAAGAGAACTGCATATTGAAAACAGAATGATGGCAATGCAAACACATACTAATTTTAATAATCCCAGTGcaaaaacatgaacaaaagTCAATAATCTGAATACTCCACTGGGTATGACACAGGACAAACCAACTGGAATATCAGTTCACACTTAAAAATCCAGGAAAGTCCTAGGAAGAACTAGATAACTGACTAAAAATTGCTACAGATCAAGAGTTTTGCTCCACTGGAACTTCACTGATGTGCAACCTATCgtagaacaaacaaaaaaaaaattactgttaaaATGTAATATGAAGACTTTGATTACCAACTCTTGAATGATTATCAAGCAGtagtaaaaattattttatgtcaATCCTTTCTACACACAGAGAAAGGCCAAAAGGGAAGATAATTTGTCTATAAAGTCAAAGTAAAGCATAGCACATACTCTTACCACCAAAACACATGAGCAGAAGAGGTACAGTCAGAACGTTTAATCTTTAAGAGTCAAAGATGTCAAGCAGTCATTGCAAAACTAGAATTTACTCACATCTTCTCATTTCCACCTACTCTACACTATAATCGACCCAGCAACTTTGCAATTGCTGGTTACGCATTAAATGGTACTTGTGACATACCAGCGAGCATGCCAGGACACTAACTGCTTCAAATAGCtgttacttttttccttttgctgtctTCCTCTGTTTCTTATACTGCACTGCTGGATGAATAAGTTTCAATGGTTACTGTATGAACATGCATGTTTTGTCATGTTCCTTAATCATGATTGTTTTTTCACCAACATGTTGCTAAAACACATAAAGATGACAAACATATACTAAAGGAGAAACAATTAAATTTGTCTCTGTAATTGCCATTCTCTTTGTCTCATTCTGTTTTCTAATGCACATGCATCCAAAAGTACACAGCTAAAGATtgtgttgatttctttttcaccacatgaagaaaataatcttaGACTACAGTAGAATTCAGAAGTCACATTTGAAGGAAATAGTTTTTTTGACGTAGCTTTATGCAACTACTCTTCTTGAGAATGAACAGTTGCATTATGTATGGTTCTTTTTGGTAC is a genomic window containing:
- the ZBBX gene encoding zinc finger B-box domain-containing protein 1 isoform X3 codes for the protein MNSSGFVILPGSKSGTSVRLKAKTVRELRLEKVQLEMENKEMEKKLQQLQSNMSREKEERKKSSAYHWKSGQAGPMTIQARVLSQSKEKNYKVSSGKVKLQILKEQTKEPVKEPFKHGMSNSVAHEKSEVKELACGQCETKSRLLTEANMHFGKLEVVHHFTNQVNLNESKINHEEKKVNCKHQVTSNRFSSLPVSVSSAEELFSESAWTGLDDQDKGLLLNGTFNEEESAKSFQEALIQWRNGSCDHRKEQHAGKVLSESVGICEVQTNLTSVKERFQIQFKEGGLSYMEKLLLKKYRRAAVDEISGICIKDLRPMQTQTVPHQAVIGGGEKGDDDDDDVNDLTVEEVKRYWTSVFRELVPKTVPETVPESAEPTLKIEFLDDSYCTNLEESCNFLVTEAGAIEMNNQRKTEPLEEFESFPAVASQNNTLLDFLPEETVGTMRKSSCHLTATADTPYLLHLPLDRYPVSSEEILHEKMVVCSVLERNAEQKDTIELKTAGRSLSSCKLPEKTSDPSELMSNNYLFEIQLQKNDKDSQELDGGCNSQSLVMPLQDVSKIQKSASPQYRGLEGFFVVGVNPKQVTLEASSSLPADSSAMKRSIPFPGHKKWVADRSLSECADDSVVQGVIESQLNRSSSGLETQNRISPLMVVCRSYSGNESKRPHSADMLQHKLTRSCPKNIQPRPKSSPMQMFRVDGEIPKHECIDVTKQDEDHWKYIADQEALLTLEKELQSYASSQEKLYSLTSEDVTSSSRCLRKICGNVTDFHKNLELKDQNRDDMPGGYDEGQMDDKEEILEDKRQVLALQ
- the ZBBX gene encoding zinc finger B-box domain-containing protein 1 isoform X2: MNSSGFVILPGSKSGTSVRLKAKTVRELRLEKVQLEMENKEMEKKLQQLQSNMSREKEERKKSSAYHWKSGQAGPMTIQARVLSQSKEKNYKVSSGKVKLQILKEQTKEPVKEPFKHGMSNSVAHEKSEVKELACGQCETKSRLLTEANMHFGKLEVVHHFTNQVNLNESKINHEEKKVNCKHQVTSNRFSSLPVSVSSAEELFSESAWTGLDDQDKGLLLNGTFNEEESAKSFQEALIQWRNGSCDHRKEQHAGKVLSESVGICEVQTNLTSVKERFQIQFKEGGLSYMEKLLLKKYRRAAVDEISGICIKDLRPMQTQTVPHQAVIGGGEKGDDDDDDVNDLTVEEVKRYWTSVFRELVPKTVPETVPESAEPTLKIEFLDDSYCTNLEESCNFLVTEAGAIEMNNQRKTEPLEEFESFPAVASQNNTLLDFLPEETVGTMRKSSCHLTATADTPYLLHLPLDRYPVSSEEILHEKMVVCSVLERNAEQKDTIELKTAGRSLSSCKLPEKTSDPSELMSNNYLFEIQLQKNDKDSQELDGGCNSQSLVMPVITTSSADVSKIQKSASPQYRGLEGFFVVGVNPKQVTLEASSSLPADSSAMKRSIPFPGHKKWVADRSLSECADDSVVQGVIESQLNRSSSGLETQNRISPLMVVCRSYSGNESKRPHSADMLQHKLTRSCPKNIQPRPKSSPMQMFRVDGEIPKHECIDVTKQDEDHWKYIADQEALLTLEKELQSYASSQEKLYSLTSEDVTSSSRCLRKICGNVTDFHKNLELKDQNRDDMPGGYDEGQMDDKEEILEDKRQVLALQ
- the ZBBX gene encoding zinc finger B-box domain-containing protein 1 isoform X5 translates to MNSSGFVILPGSKSGTSVRLKAKTVRELRLEKVQLEMENKEMEKKLQQLQSNMSREKEERKKSSAYHWKSGQAGPMTIQARVLSQSKEKNYKVSSGKVKLQILKEQTKEPVKEPFKHGMSNSVAHEKSEVKELACGQCETKSRLLTEANMHFGKLEVVHHFTNQVNLNESKINHEEKKVNCKHQVTSNRFSSLPVSVSSAEELFSESAWTGLDDQDKGLLLNGTFNEEESAKSFQEALIQWRNGSCDHRKEQHAGKVLSESVGICEVQTNLTSVKERFQIQFKEGGLSYMEKLLLKKYRRAAVDEISGICIKDLRPMQTQTVPHQAVIGGGEKGDDDDDDVNDLTVEEVKRYWTSVFRELVPKTVPETVPESAEPTLKIEFLDDSYCTNLEESCNFLVTEAGAIEMNNQRKTEPLEEFERYPVSSEEILHEKMVVCSVLERNAEQKDTIELKTAGRSLSSCKLPEKTSDPSELMSNNYLFEIQLQKNDKDSQELDGGCNSQSLVMPVITTSSALQDVSKIQKSASPQYRGLEGFFVVGVNPKQVTLEASSSLPADSSAMKRSIPFPGHKKWVADRSLSECADDSVVQGVIESQLNRSSSGLETQNRISPLMVVCRSYSGNESKRPHSADMLQHKLTRSCPKNIQPRPKSSPMQMFRVDGEIPKHECIDVTKQDEDHWKYIADQEALLTLEKELQSYASSQEKLYSLTSEDVTSSSRCLRKICGNVTDFHKNLELKDQNRDDMPGGYDEGQMDDKEEILEDKRQVLALQ